Proteins from one Pithys albifrons albifrons isolate INPA30051 chromosome 2, PitAlb_v1, whole genome shotgun sequence genomic window:
- the SDHAF4 gene encoding succinate dehydrogenase assembly factor 4, mitochondrial, giving the protein MALRLLRGAPGAAKSSLLCNLRCNSSSKPGGRSEPTKQPLKKPKLPVGRFDEPEESSIEREPLEKFPDGINPTTKERGGPRGPEPTRFGDWERKGRCIDF; this is encoded by the exons ATGGCTCTGCGACTGCTGCGCGGCGCGCCCGGGGCAGCGA AGTCATCACTTCTTTGCAACTTGAGGTGCAACTCCAGCTCTAAACCAGGAGGAAGATCTGAACCTACTAAGCAGCCACTTAAGAAACCGAAGTTGCCAGTAGGTCGATTTGATGAACCAGAAGAGTCCAGTATAGAGAGGGAACCCTTGGAAA AATTCCCTGATGGAATCAACCCTACTACAAAAGAGAGGGGTGGACCTAGAGGCCCTGAACCTACACGTTTTGGAGACTGGGAGAGAAAAGGACGTTGTAtagatttttaa